Proteins from a single region of Xiphophorus maculatus strain JP 163 A chromosome 22, X_maculatus-5.0-male, whole genome shotgun sequence:
- the mocos gene encoding molybdenum cofactor sulfurase: protein MDFHDLCSFESFQQCCDQYGYGGNFRDVVEQEFRRSKGVTYLDHAAATLYPESLLRNYFRDISTNLYGNPHSHSPSSSLTHDTVERVRDRVLQHFNTTSKEYSVIFTSGCTAALKLVAESFPWSSGAKREAGSFFCYLTDSHTSVVGMRGRTAPLGVVALPVAPEELTTRSKDRVQGEDASCQTPHLFCYPAQSNFSGRKYPLSHVRGIQARRLYPACDLPGRWFVLLDAASHVGCSPLSLQDCPADFIPISFYKIFGFPTGLGALLVHNDAAGILKKSYFGGGTAAAYLSGEDYYVQVENISDRFEDGTVSFLDIIALNHAFESLYRITGSMHNIQQHTFGLARYTYMLLSSLCHGNGRPVAQIYTEGQFESPITQGAILNFNLLDSSGQIIGYSQVDRMASLYNIHVRTGCFCNTGACQAFLSISNQQMKRNLQAGHVCGDNMDLVDGQPTGSVRVSFGYMSTFEDCQKFLKFVAECFVEKPVTVDQVRLQKLKTAGPPSEESNPHPSVESSNGQVHQGAEKKSAEASCKGFGHGGSKRSGEAYTLTNIYIYPVKSCGAYEVQDWPVGPLGLLYDRGWMVVNHNGVCLSQKRETRLCLIRPQVHLAANKLFLQASGMETVSVSLEDDVGRHADSRLCHSKVCGDRVETMDCGDEAASWLSDFLGQPCRLIRQRPDYTREMKKKPADAADSPLLSLVNEAQYLMINRASVALIQDLMSSRQDGCEGHQLLDTQSVISRFRANLVIAGAEPFEEDNWSHLIIGDTRFMVAGRCGRCQMIGVDQDTGTKTKEPLISLSAYRTGKVTFGVYLSHQDPEGSAGANVLSVGSLIQAEPHNC, encoded by the exons ATGGATTTCCACGATCTCTGTTCTTTTGAATCTTTCCAGCAATGCTGCGATCAATACGGCTACGGGGGGAACTTCCGGGACGTGGTGGAGCAGGAGTTCCGAAGGTCCAAAG GAGTTACATATCTGGATCATGCTGCAGCCACTCTGTACCCGGAGTCTCTGCTCAGAAACTACTTCCGGGACATTTCCACGAATCTGTACG GAAACCCCCACAGCCACAGTCCCAGCAGCAGCTTGACACACGACACCGTGGAGCGGGTCAGAGACAG AGTTTTGCAGCATTTCAACACCACCTCTAAAGAATACTCGGTGATCTTCACTTCTGGCTGCACAGCTGCTCTCAAGTTGGTGGCTGAGAGCTTTCCCTGGAGCTCCGGGGCTAAGAGGGAAGCTGGCAGTTTCTTCTGCTATCTCACCGACAGCCACACGTCTGTTGTTGGCATGAGAGGACGGACTGCACCCCTGGGGGTCGTTGCCCTTCCCGTTGCACCGGAGGAGCTGACAACCAGGTCAAAGGACAGAGTTCAGGGAGAAGATGCTTCCTGCCAAACGCCGCACCTTTTCTGCTATCCGGCGCAGAGCAACTTCTCAGGGAGGAAGTATCCTCTCAGCCATGTGAGAGGCATCCAGGCGAGACGCCTCTACCCGGCGTGCGACCTGCCAGGCCGCTGGTTCGTGCTGCTTGATGCAGCTTCGCATGTCGGCTGTTCCCCTCTAAGCCTTCAGGACTGCCCCGCTGATTTCATTCCCATTTCCTTCTACAAGATATTCGGCTTCCCAACGGGTCTGGGGGCTCTTCTTGTCCATAACGACGCAGCAGGCATACTAAAAAAGTCTTATTTTGGAGGAGGCACAGCAGCAGCTTACCTTTCTGGAGAGGATTATTATGTGCAggtggaaaacatttctgacag ATTTGAAGATGGCACTGTCTCCTTCCTGGACATCATTGCTTTAAACCATGCCTTTGAATCTCTTTACAGGATAACAG GGAGCATGCACAACATCCAGCAGCACACTTTTGGCTTGGCACGCTACACTTACATGCTGCTCTCAAGTCTTTGCCATGGCAACGGTAGACCGGTGGCGCAGATATACACCGAGGGCCAGTTTGAGAGTCCAATCACTCAGGGAGCAATTCTGAACTTTAACCTCCTGGATTCAAGTGGACAGATAATTGGGTACTCACAG GTGGACAGAATGGCCAGTCTGTACAATATTCATGTGAGAACTGGTTGTTTCTGCAACACGGGGGCCTGCCAGGCCTTCCTCAGCATCTCCAACCAGCAGATGAAGAGAAACCTGCAG GCAGGTCATGTCTGCGGGGACAACATGGACTTGGTGGACGGCCAGCCGACCGGATCCGTCCGTGTGTCCTTCGGCTACATGTCCACCTTCGAAGACTGTCAAAAGTTCCTAAAGTTTGTTGCTGAGTGCTTTGTGGAGAAACCCGTCACAGTAGACCAAGTCAGGCTGCAGAAGCTGAAAACAGCTGGGCCGCCATCAGAGGAATCCAATCCACACCCTTCAGTTGAAAGTTCTAATGGACAAGTCCACCAAGGAGCTGAGAAGAAATCCGCAGAAGCGTCTTGTAAAGGATTTGGACATGGAGGCTCAAAACGCTCCGGGGAGGCTTACACTCTGACCAACATCTATATATACCCCGTCAAATCCTGCGGCGCATACGAG GTGCAGGACTGGCCGGTGGGGCCGCTGGGTTTGCTGTACGACAGAGGCTGGATGGTGGTAAACCACAACGGCGTGTGTCTGAGTCAGAAGAGAGAGACGCGTTTATGCCTCATTCGTCCACAAGTCCACCTCGCTGCAAACAAATTGTTCCTGCAGGCATCGG GGATGGAGACGGTGTCCGTCTCCCTGGAAGACGACGTTGGGCGGCACGCAGACTCTCGTTTGTGTCACAGTAAAGTTTGCGGTGACAG GGTGGAGACGATGGACTGCGGAGACGAGGCTGCATCCTGGCTTTCAGACTTCCTGGGACAGCCGTGCCGCCTGATAAGACAACGTCCTGATTACACACGAGAAATGAAGAAGAAGCCAGCCGACG CTGCAGACTCCCCGCTCCTCTCCCTGGTGAACGAAGCTCAGTATCTCATGATCAACCGTGCCAGCGTGGCGCTCATTCAGGATCTAATGAGCAGCAG GCAGGACGGCTGTGAGGGCCATCAGCTCCTCGACACGCAGAGCGTCATCAGCCGCTTCCGCGCCAATTTAGTCATCGCTGGAGCAGAACCCTTTGAGGAGGATAATTGGTCACACTTGATTATTGGCGACACACGGTTCATG GTCGCAGGTCGCTGCGGGAGGTGCCAGATGATTGGAGTAGACCAGGACACGGGGACCAAAACCAAAGAGCCGCTCATCAGCCTGTCTGCCTACCGGACTGGGAAG GTGACCTTTGGTGTGTATCTGAGTCACCAGGATCCTGAAGGCTCTGCCGGAGCTAACGTCCTCTCTGTTGGGTCTCTCATCCAGGCCGAGCCGCACAATTGTTGA